In Drosophila santomea strain STO CAGO 1482 chromosome 2L, Prin_Dsan_1.1, whole genome shotgun sequence, a single window of DNA contains:
- the LOC120445135 gene encoding uncharacterized protein LOC120445135 isoform X1 has translation MIKFVRQKNRENTLRESKNFMRKKRESNDSGTESDGELLDVENQRHLDVDMETSVAGQKPIASAMMCHQQTSSSCAHLMYDQHSSEEELEVINGPSSQAGQHPGTAATGSSCASRISNRGCTSSLDTEAPYEERATTSNSKRSSSTLMVENRKRSLAHSSDDELRNSLEPILTPVNFRTSPPLEAFKPNRSHMMFRSTTPLILSEARCGIENIKLCDNSVNEENGDNGGGVGGGGGVANSSKCAKIGTGNASGTGVATGNGNGNGGNENEPSVIKACSSSLKMSNSSHHIYQPQPKYSFHYNSSRSSPASTTGLDMEVRSVSPPAKLFHCAISPRRRPSNNASGTAISPSSATSSSSAATATTTTHNAANSNSAGNAANVTAVATQRLQRPHRPCLDFDKMQQVSL, from the exons ATGATAAAGTTTGTCAGACAGAAAAATCGCGAAAATACACTGAGGGAATCGAAAAATTTTATGCGTAAAAAG CGTGAATCGAATGACTCTGGCACCGAATCTGATGGTGAACTCCTCGATGTGGAAAACCAACGTCACTTAGACGTGGATATGGAAACTA GtgttgctggccaaaaaccaATAGCTTCTGCAATGATGTGTCACCAGCAGACGTCGTCATCCTGCGCCCATCTCATGTACGACCAGCACAGTTCCGAGGAGGAGTTGGAGGTGATCAATGGGCCGTCCTCGCAGGCGGGTCAGCATCCCGGTACGGCGGCCACGGGCTCATCGTGTGCCTCCCGGATCTCGAATCGCGGATGCACCTCCTCGCTGGACACGGAGGCGCCCTACGAGGAGCGGGCCACCACCTCCAACTCGAAGCGTTCCAGCTCCACGCTGATGGTGGAGAATCGCAAGCGATCGCTGGCCCACAGCTCCGACGATGAG TTGCGCAACTCGCTGGAGCCGATATTGACGCCCGTGAATTTTCGCACATCGCCGCCATTGGAGGCATTCAAGCCAAATCGTAGCCATATGATGTTCCGCTCCACAACGCCACTGATATTATCGGAGGCCCGATGTGGCAtcgaaaatattaaattatgtgATAATAGTGTAAACGAGGAGAATGGTGACAACGGCGGTGGcgtcggcggcggcggcggcgtgGCCAATAGCAGTAAGTGCGCCAAGATTGGTACAGGGAATGCCAGCGGAACGGGAGTGGCAACCggcaacggaaacggaaacggtGGCAACGAGAATGAACCGAGTGTGATCAAGGCGTGCAGCAGCTCGCTGAAGatgagcaacagcagccaccacATTTACCAGCCGCAGCCGAAGTATAGTTTCCACTACAACAGCTCGCGGAGCAGTCCGGCCAGCACCACTGGCCTGGATATGGAGGTGCGTTCGGTTAGTCCGCCGGCGAAACTGTTCCACTGCGCCATATCGCCCAGGCGGCGACCCAGTAACAATGCCAGTGGTACAGCAATATCACCATCGtcagcaacatcatcatcatcagccgccacagcaacaacaacgacacaCAATGCTGCCAATTCGAATTCCGCCGGAAATGCCGCCAATGTCACCGCCGTCGCCACCCAGAGACTGCAGCGACCGCATCGGCCGTGTTTAGATTTTGATAAGATGCAGCAGGTTAGTCTCTAA
- the LOC120445135 gene encoding probable serine/threonine-protein kinase DDB_G0272282 isoform X2, giving the protein METSVAGQKPIASAMMCHQQTSSSCAHLMYDQHSSEEELEVINGPSSQAGQHPGTAATGSSCASRISNRGCTSSLDTEAPYEERATTSNSKRSSSTLMVENRKRSLAHSSDDELRNSLEPILTPVNFRTSPPLEAFKPNRSHMMFRSTTPLILSEARCGIENIKLCDNSVNEENGDNGGGVGGGGGVANSSKCAKIGTGNASGTGVATGNGNGNGGNENEPSVIKACSSSLKMSNSSHHIYQPQPKYSFHYNSSRSSPASTTGLDMEVRSVSPPAKLFHCAISPRRRPSNNASGTAISPSSATSSSSAATATTTTHNAANSNSAGNAANVTAVATQRLQRPHRPCLDFDKMQQVSL; this is encoded by the exons ATGGAAACTA GtgttgctggccaaaaaccaATAGCTTCTGCAATGATGTGTCACCAGCAGACGTCGTCATCCTGCGCCCATCTCATGTACGACCAGCACAGTTCCGAGGAGGAGTTGGAGGTGATCAATGGGCCGTCCTCGCAGGCGGGTCAGCATCCCGGTACGGCGGCCACGGGCTCATCGTGTGCCTCCCGGATCTCGAATCGCGGATGCACCTCCTCGCTGGACACGGAGGCGCCCTACGAGGAGCGGGCCACCACCTCCAACTCGAAGCGTTCCAGCTCCACGCTGATGGTGGAGAATCGCAAGCGATCGCTGGCCCACAGCTCCGACGATGAG TTGCGCAACTCGCTGGAGCCGATATTGACGCCCGTGAATTTTCGCACATCGCCGCCATTGGAGGCATTCAAGCCAAATCGTAGCCATATGATGTTCCGCTCCACAACGCCACTGATATTATCGGAGGCCCGATGTGGCAtcgaaaatattaaattatgtgATAATAGTGTAAACGAGGAGAATGGTGACAACGGCGGTGGcgtcggcggcggcggcggcgtgGCCAATAGCAGTAAGTGCGCCAAGATTGGTACAGGGAATGCCAGCGGAACGGGAGTGGCAACCggcaacggaaacggaaacggtGGCAACGAGAATGAACCGAGTGTGATCAAGGCGTGCAGCAGCTCGCTGAAGatgagcaacagcagccaccacATTTACCAGCCGCAGCCGAAGTATAGTTTCCACTACAACAGCTCGCGGAGCAGTCCGGCCAGCACCACTGGCCTGGATATGGAGGTGCGTTCGGTTAGTCCGCCGGCGAAACTGTTCCACTGCGCCATATCGCCCAGGCGGCGACCCAGTAACAATGCCAGTGGTACAGCAATATCACCATCGtcagcaacatcatcatcatcagccgccacagcaacaacaacgacacaCAATGCTGCCAATTCGAATTCCGCCGGAAATGCCGCCAATGTCACCGCCGTCGCCACCCAGAGACTGCAGCGACCGCATCGGCCGTGTTTAGATTTTGATAAGATGCAGCAGGTTAGTCTCTAA
- the LOC120445126 gene encoding zinc finger imprinted 2 yields MERKEVDTQQFIDHTLLANHFIMDLIDHTYKSEGPTNLSTNPSSGNSESGVGYVEKVSLTPEINFHNTIFQFVNKSSPENDVVPHQADAQPTFPALAIEPTVPIDVSTGLHEDEDLLYAHNNASCTNARKVLPHKKRISRKLKGNIDTDLEHQHKHVQDVAPSALYSCEICGYAVHTQLDFFAHLKQHYEPTVLEQRLVVQDSQHQQQHQQKEPLDMCGLSAQDKLQQEQAKLDQVFQDVQLNFENFHNIGHHVDDVANVGVNMVLHGQATDKLNPVVVNTNSTPNSVPVVDDVEFSDTEDMLEGIRNVVDKVSIEDTCDELVDLELTSSGMTAPWFNNNFRDITFPALLLPGEPPPASSEPATPLLKENPHVSDHMALDFLSPEKEDPQEEAKLEKTLSKACEPNEQTLLVAPPACQTPPIPSVPPANSSIEQLRRSPLVLDEAFKLEEDDMTDSRPASSFEEGDPDAEEPNESFQMDALDTSLTEETENKTRRKHFCDKCNRDFNSYNALKYHQYTHNQQRSHKCGSCERSFYTQSALKAHERTHSGVKPFKCDKCDFQFRQWGDLKYHFISRHSDVKAHMCEFCGKSFSRRYSLVVHRRIHTREKNYACQHCDKTFRASSYLLSHIKVHTGERPYECSICEKKFRVSGDLKRHSRIHDPSRTTQPPAEKAKKKKAVASNKLMPIEEDDEVATNIQNNKSDAMRDQTGQKLLGL; encoded by the exons ATGGAGCGCAAGGAAGTGGACACCCAGCAGTTCATCGACCAT ACGCTGCTGGCGAACCACTTCATCATGGATCTGATAGATCATACCTACAAATCCGAAGGACCCACGAATCTGAGCACGAATCCCAGCTCCGGGAACTCCGAGAGCGGAGTGGGCTATGTGGAAAAGGTATCGCTGACGCCGGAGATCAATTTCCACAACACCATCTTTCAGTTTGTAAACAAATCATCGCCGGAAAACGATGTTGTGCCCCACCAGGCGGATGCACAGCCCACTTTTCCGGCCCTGGCCATTGAGCCCACGGTGCCCATCGACGTATCCACGGGTCTGCACGAGGACGAGGATCTCCTCTATGCGCACAACAACGCCTCCTGCACGAACGCCCGCAAGGTGCTGCCCCACAAGAAACGCATTTCGCGCAAGCTCAAGGGCAACATAGATACCGATCTGGAGCACCAGCACAAGCACGTCCAGGATGTAGCCCCCTCTGCGCTCTATAGCTGTGAAATATGCGGCTACGCTGTGCATACCCAATTGGACTTCTTCGCCCATCTGAAGCAGCACTACGAGCCCACCGTTCTGGAGCAGCGCCTGGTGGTTCAGGATTcccagcaccagcaacagcaccagcaaaAGGAACCCCTCGACATGTGTGGCTTGTCTGCCCAGGATAAG CTGCAACAGGAGCAGGCGAAACTGGATCAGGTTTTTCAGGATGTGCAGCTGAACTTTGAGAACTTTCACAACATCGGTCACCATGTGGACGATGTGGCCAACGTCGGAGTGAATATGGTGCTGCATGGACAAGCCACGGACAAACTGAATCCCGTGGTGGTAAACACCAACAGCACTCCGAATTCTGTACCCGTGGTGGACGACGTGGAGTTCAGCGACACGGAAGACATGCTCGAGGGTATACGCAATGTGGTGGACAAGGTGTCCATAGAGGACACCTGCGATGAACTGGTGGATCTTGAACTGACCTCCAGCGGAATGACAGCCCCCTGGTTTAATAACAACTTCAGGGATATCACATTTCCGGCTCTTCTGCTGCCAGGGGAGCCGCCGCCAGCGTCTTCAGAACCAGCTACTCCACTGCTGAAAGAGAATCCCCATGTCAGCGACCACATGGCACTCGATTTTCTTAGTCCCGAGAAGGAGGACCCACAAGAGGAGGCAAAACTGGAGAAAACTCTGTCCAAAGCCTGTGAGCCCAATGAGCAAACCCTGTTAGTTGCACCACCTGCCTGCCAAACACCACCGATTCCCTCAGTTCCCCCAGCCAACTCCTCCATTGAGCAGCTGCGCCGATCCCCTCTAGTATTAGATGAGGCCTTCAAGCTGGAAGAGGACGATATGACCGATAGCCGACCAGCTTCGTCGTTTGAGGAAGGAGATCCCGACGCTGAAGAGCCGAATGAAAGCTTCCAAATGGATGCCTTGGATACGAGCTTAACCGAGGAGACAGAGAACAAGACGAGGAGGAAACATTTCTGCGACAAGTGCAACCGCGATTTCAACTCGTACAATGCCCTTAAGTACCATCAGTACACGCACAATCAGCAGCGATCTCACAAATGCGGCAGCTGCGAGAGATCCTTCTACACGCAGAGTGCGCTGAAGGCTCACGAAAGGACAC ATTCCGGCGTGAAACCCTTCAAGTGCGACAAGTGCGACTTTCAGTTTCGGCAGTGGGGTGACCTAAAGTACCACTTCATCTCGCGGCACAGCGACGTCAAGGCGCACATGTGCGAGTTTTGTGGAAAGAGTTTTTCCCGGCGCTACTCGCTGGTTGTCCACCGCAGAATTCACACCAGGGAGAAGAACTACGCTTGCCAGCATTGTGACAAGACCTTCCGCGCCAGCTCCTACTTGCTCAGCCACATTAAAGTGCACACGGGGGAGCGGCCGTATGAGTGTTCCATCTGCGAAAAGAAATTCCGTGTCTCAGGCGATCTCAAGCGGCATTCACGCATCCACGATCCCAGCAGAACAACGCAACCGCCTGCGGAAAAAGCTAAAAAGAAGAAGGCAGTCGCAAGCAACAAACTAATGCCAATCGAAGAGGATGACGAGGTGGCCACCAACATCCAAAACAATAAGTCTGACGCCATGCGCGACCAAACTGGGCAGAAACTCCTGGGCTTATAG